The Ovis aries strain OAR_USU_Benz2616 breed Rambouillet chromosome 2, ARS-UI_Ramb_v3.0, whole genome shotgun sequence nucleotide sequence aggatgagatggttagatggcatcaccgactcaatggacatgagtttgggtgaactccgggaattggtgatggacagggaggcctggcgtgctgcagttcatggagtcacaaacagtcagacacgactgagcaactgaactgaactgaacctgggatTATGggtattttcccattttatttttgtatcttctgAATGTTTATATTGGGGATGCATTTCTTCCCTTaccttggaaaattttaaattagaccTCAATATAGAATTCTGTGTGAGtcctctttttttctcaaaatggTTATTTTTAGTGTGTAAAACTTGTACTGAGAGCCTCAGTTAACTTCATCAACTGTTCAACAGCTATTTTACCTTTTCTAATAAGAACAGTGCTTCCGAGGCATCTGCACATCTGTCAACCAACATGTCCATGTCCTCTTTGGTTATCACAGGCTCCTTTAGCTGCTCCACCCAAGACCACATCAAACTGCACAGGATGAAAGGATCCTTCTCGCCACATATTCTTTCCCAAGCTCCATCTCGGGAATTTAGTTCTTTCtaaaaagggaaggagaaagaaaaagaaagagaaaggagagcgGACAGGACAAGAGAGGAGGGAAAGGTACAGAGAGAGAGGACAAAgtgagggagaggagggcagggaagcaTGCTGTGACATCTGATGAGCCCTAGGCTCTCCAGGAGAGTAAAGTCTCAGGCTCTGAGGTGGGGACTGGAACCCCTCCCAATGGTCCCACTTTTACCCTGGGCTAAGACATTTgatttctctaagcctcagtttccctttgtGAAATTCATCCCCACCCCACTGGTGGGCTGAATAAACTGAGAGGGCTGTTAATGCTTCTGATACTAAGAAGGATTAGTTAACCCGAGTTCTCCATTTCATTCAGAAACCACAGAAACAATTCAAGAAGGAAACTTTCTTTTCAGGCTCCTtagaacaaaacaaatatttactgcaaGGAAGTTGAATGGTAAatgaaaaagtataaaagtgccaaaaagttaataaatatgatatatataacctatttttttcaaattcctttttagAATCCCATGTAAAATTTAACAAGTCCTGCATTCTGAATTTGATAGGGTAAAACAACTAGGAAGTTTTGCCAATACTCCAAATGCCTGGAGATAATTTAAGGAGATTTTAAAACTTTACCTCACAGAGAGTAGGGGGAAAAGTAAGGTAACTATTTTTATTCTGAGAGGGTTCAGatttatgttttaataaataaaatataagtttGCAATAGTAATAAGCAGAATAATTaccaccattcattcattcacccaagCTAATACTCATAGAAAACTTGTAGTATGACAGGAATGATGACACAagccttttctctgcttcttacAGCAACCCAGCATAGAAGTCCCCTTTACTGATGAATGTACTGGGAGGCTCATGAaagaagtaacttgcccaggagCCCAAACTAAAAGAGCACATTCCCAACCCAGATCTGCTCTACCCCAGTctgtgatgtttttctcatgctATCAGGGTCCTCCAGCActggtttctctttattttctcctaAATAAGCCCAAACTTTTAGTTATGCATAGTTCTTCATATCTCATAGCTCACGTACATAGCAGAGTAGCTTTTATTCAATTTTATGTTATGCAGAAACGACATGACTCAAAGACCCTCTTAGTAAAATGACCATTACATCATTGCTGTTTTCTGAAAATTTCCAGTGGGGCTAGGAAAAACATCAGGGATGATGAAAAGTATTAAACACATTAACTGTACCCTGGCTCTGCTACATTCAGACCACGTGACCTCAAGCAcatcacttgacctctctgagttttctcacctgtgataCTTAGTTTGTAAGTACTGAAAGGTTAACAAAGAATTTGTAAATAGTATCATCTGTCTCACAGGATTACTGTGAAAATCACATGAAACAATGTGAAAGGGCCTTAGGGATACACAGAATTcaactgattttctttattacTGAAAGACCCACAATAaaatccagaaaggaaaaaaggcaaacCTATCCAAAGGATAGAGTTGTATCTACATCTAGAAAATGCTTTTGTATATATTATGTGTTCAAACTGTTTGTTTGGTCATGTGGGGCAGACCTACGGTGGGGTCGTGAGCTGTCGAGCCTGAAACTGGAGGTCCTGCCGCTAGCTACTGTGGCTCAGTTAGGCGGAGGAGACCCGCCTACTGAGTGAATGTTTGTTCAGCTTGGAGTacgaaattaagaaaaatatttcatgttggAAGACAGCAATACGTTTAACTATTGATTAAGCAAAACACTACAATTCTGATGAAAAAATCATGTGTGGAAGTGCTCTCCTCCTGTCAAACAGTTGTAAGTGAAGGCAGGCTCCATGCCTCCTCTTCTTGCCTCTGCATCTGGAAGGCCTGACCTCCTGGAAAGTGTACACACCTTGCTTGATTCGTGGTAGGAGATGGAAAAGCAGCTACAAATAATTCATGGTACATTATGGGCTAACAAGCCAAAATATCACTGAGCCAGGCCTCCCCAGGTCAGCCCTACATTTGGGCAGTTTACCATAACTAGGTTTATAAGGCTTGTCTTCTCTCTAATCAGCTGCTCATTCTAGGCAGAGAGCATGATTTTAGGCATCTCCCTCATAAAAGTACAACACAAAACGATGTTAAAGTTTAAAATGTCACATTCTAATTTAAGTAAAAGCCAAGAAATAGAACTCAGGAACTCAATCTCAGATAAAACTAGTGGACACAGGGGCTCTGTGGCCACTCCCATTTGCTTTCCGGAATCCAACACCTGCCTTGTttggtgggctggggagggattgCTGAGCAGTCAGCACTCATCACTCATCTTTCTGTCCTTACTTGATACTTGGGTTAATGAGCTTTGGGAAAGaattgtctctatttcattttctctctcagctCGGGGTTCTCCAAGTGTGGTTCCCTGCTAGGGCTCAGGTTAGAGATGCTTCAGGTCAGTTCCTACAGCTGTCTATCCATCTGGCCATCAGTCCCACAGGCCCAGCAAGGAAGAAGGAAACTATTGTCATCAATCACTATCATTGCCATGATCAGTCAAGCACACTGATGACTGCTGAGCACTAAGTGCTTTCTTTcacagagactgaaatgaacCTATACAAGAGACCTGTGTCTGTTGTTTCAATGACAGCAATTTGGTATTACGGTTGAGTAACTTGACATTCAAAAGTTATGTATTATACCAAAATGTCTTCAAATTCCTGAAAACAAATGAACTTGGGAAAGTGTTTTACTTTTGCTCTGACAAAAATATTTCCTActcataaataattaaatgaaatacaaatacCTGCCACATTTCTACCTTCTTTTTCACTTCCTCCTTTTCTGCAATCTCATTTAAATTTGCCAGGGCTTTGGCTGCCAGTATTCTCCTTGCTTCAACACTCAACTCAGACTGTAAAGCCATATGTGCAGCAACTTCACACAGGTATTTGCTGTTCTGAGTTTCATTCCCCAAGAACTGTGCTTTGGGACTGGACCCACAGTCCACAGGGCGGCGGCAAGTCTCACCATCCTCTGCAACAGAGCTTAGGCCACGACCACCGTGACTTTCACACTCACAGTGGTACACTTTCTGTTGAGAACAGTTTGGTCCCTTAGGAATATTTGCAAAGTTTGGTGCGACTGGTTCCCCAGGGTTGTATGAACCTGAAATTCCTGAAGAGAAGGTTCTACTTCTCTGTACTTCCTTTGGAATGCTCGTCCTATGGAAAATTGATGACCCATCATCTTTGAGTCCCTCTGGGACTCCAAATTTAGTGTGATTCCAGAAAGAATATGTATTGCGGACCAGCGTTTCCTTACTTAAATCTAGTTGTGGAGACTGTGGGTAGTAACAACGGCTTATGTGCTTCTGCTGCCTGGGATTATGGCAAAGCAAGGCTTGGGCAGGCACTGTCCATGGAGTCCTCCCTTGCTCCAGAAGCGAATCGGGCCTTTTTAAATCTGAGTCACTGTAGCTGAGCTGCCTTTTCAGATGAGCCAGGGGCTGAAGACACTCGACATTCCGCCTCTTCCAAAGAGGGTCCAACTCTTGCTCACTGGAAAGAACCACATCCTGATTCTCAAAATCCATCACCACTGCATTGGGGGTGAAAGTGTCTGATGCATCAC carries:
- the PTPDC1 gene encoding protein tyrosine phosphatase domain-containing protein 1 isoform X7; translation: MARPSTEVLEKFCIIEQFRSHGIKSIINLQRPGEHASCGNPLEQESGFTYLPEAFMEAGIYFYNFGWKDYGVASLTTILDMVKVMTFALQEGKVAIHCHAGLGRTGVLIACYLVFATRMTADQAIIFVRAKRPNSIQTRGQLLCVREFTQFLIPLRNIFSCCDPKAHAVTLAQYLIRQRHLLHGYEARLLKHIPKIIHLVCKLLLDLAENRPVVTEEVADIPGLSAEIEKTVSEMITRQLDKELLRHDSDASDTFTPNAVVMDFENQDVVLSSEQELDPLWKRRNVECLQPLAHLKRQLSYSDSDLKRPDSLLEQGRTPWTVPAQALLCHNPRQQKHISRCYYPQSPQLDLSKETLVRNTYSFWNHTKFGVPEGLKDDGSSIFHRTSIPKEVQRSRTFSSGISGSYNPGEPVAPNFANIPKGPNCSQQKVYHCECESHGGRGLSSVAEDGETCRRPVDCGSSPKAQFLGNETQNSKYLCEVAAHMALQSELSVEARRILAAKALANLNEIAEKEEVKKKVEMWQKELNSRDGAWERICGEKDPFILCSLMWSWVEQLKEPVITKEDMDMLVDRCADASEALFLLEKGQQQTILCVLHCIVSLQTIPADVEEAVLARAIKAFTKVNFDSENGPIVYNTLKKIFKHTLEEKRKMTKDSPGPGI